In the genome of Capricornis sumatraensis isolate serow.1 chromosome 4, serow.2, whole genome shotgun sequence, the window tgagaatgaagtcgctcagttgtgtccaactcttagcaaccccatggactgcagcccaccaggctcctccatccatgggattttccaggcaacagtactggagtggggtgccattgccttctccgataccaTAGggtactcagcaataaaaaaggaaatattgataaatgcaacaacatgaatgaatctaaaATTTGtctaaaagaaacacaaaaaagagtATACAGTATATAattctaattttataaaaattttgaaactgtCAATTATATATagtaaccctggtggctcagactgtttATAATCTgtttcccaatgcaggagacccaggttcgacccctgggtcagggagatcctctggagaagaaaatggcaatccactctagtattcttgcctggagaattccatggacaagaggagcctgacgggctacagtctttggggttgcaaggagttggactaACACAGAACAGTAGATAAGTGGCTTCCAGGGACCTCTTTGAGGAGCCCCTGGTAGAATTGATGAAAAAGGGGCATGAGGAAACTTTGAGAGATAACAGTGAGGGATTTGTGATTACGGTGATGGTTTCTTGAGTGTATACATGTGCCCAAACTCaccaaataatacattttaaatgtattccaTCGATTATACCTCAATATATGTTTGTAAACCCAGGATCACTACTTCCATGAAGTGTGCATTTCTGATGTAAAGCTCTCAGCTCCATTGGTGACTCAATCAAGTGTTCTCAATGGCAATTatccaaacatttaaagagagCCCAATATTAAACTTACAGTAAAATGCTGATGTTTCCTATGTTttagtataaatatttttcttttcaaactcctagggagaaaataaagtctatataTTGTTACCTTTCCAGTTAAACATccaaaggcaaagaaattcaAGTCCCCAAATCCATTTCTCTTGCCGTTATAAGGTAAAAATCCAACAAAATTAAAATCCCCCccagttttattttgttcattcacAGTCAGAAAAGTTAATGCCTAGACGGATCCCTACAGCCATGGCAGCCTGTGTGTTTCTCTTGGAATAGTTCATTTGGCACCTCAAAGGTTATATTAGCTCAGCATCAAGTCTGTGGTgtgtctcaatttttaaaaggtcCAAAGATTTAGCAGAACATCCAAAGTAGTTGTAACACTTGCTTTACGTTCACCAAATTCATACAGTGGTTATCATGGACAAAATTATGTTCCCAGAACCAAGTAGTTGTAATTGTTAGTTTATAGCAGAAACTCCATTGTAGAAAATCATTGGTATGTAGGAAGGAGGATAACTGGGATGGCTTTAGTCTCATCAGAATGCCGGCCAGTTTATGCCAACTGTCAGGGGCCCATGCCCTGCACACGTCAGCTAAACCAGAAGAAATTCTGCATCAAGAAGCTAGATTTATCTCCATGCATTTAGCATGGCACACTGTATCTTCATTCTGGCATTTCAAACACTGATGCTGTCTTGCAAAGTAGAGATTTGCCGTGGAGCAGTGCCAATCACCAGATCTCTTGTGCTCCTGATTCCATCTAATATAATCAAGTATCTTTATATTCAGATTTTGCTCTTTCATACTGAATTTTATGACTGGCATGAACAATTTAAACCAGGAACTTCCCGAGAGCTCTGTACTGTGTGAAAATTCTCTGCCTTAGCGAAAGTTTAAAAGCAGCACATACTGATACAGTCATCAATGTTTAGCACATCTGGGTTTTTTGTCACCAAATTCTTGCCTCAGATGAAAGTTGCATTCTGGTAGCTCTTCAGCCTCTGATGAGGCCCCTGATGCTCACCCATGAATTTAAATACCGTTCAAGGTCAGACTGCTGCAGCACCCTAAGGCTGCCTGCACATGCCAGTGCCTTTGTTAATGACAGTACAGCCAGAGTAGCTCGATAGATCCCGTCTTTGCCGGCATCAGCTGAGgccatccaggccagcatttggGCGAGCCCCACGGCCACACCTTGTGCCTTCAGTGAAGCCTGTGTGTCTCCGTCattccccttcctccctgctcctcTGTTGAGGCCTGCCTCTGTAGAAACCACCAGTTTTAAGTGGACATAGCTACCCTAAACTTGAGCTCaagaaatcccacatgcctcagggcttAAAGCCACTTGCTAAAGCCATAGCAGTAAGAAGCCTACTACACATttataaaaaatcaaattaatggTTCCATATAAGCCTCTATAAACTACCAAGATCAAAACTCCTTACATACATACTGAAGTCTGAAAGCACATGGTCTGGCCACCCAAAGCTTCTCCACTTATGTATCATGTTCCCTCACATTTCATTCCTGTTTTATTCAAGGTACTGACCTGTGCAGAACGAACTGGAGTTCCAGATATTACCTTCCACCAAACACAGGCCTCTTCCCTGCTCTGCCTCCAACCCCATCCTCTCCTTTATCGACATAGCCTGTTCTTTACTGTTTTCAGTATAAAAATCGTAATTAAGGGTATAAACTCTCTGTAGGCAGCCCAGTGAAAGTGTtcttcactcagtcttgtccagctctttgcaacctcatggactgtagcccaccaggcttctcagtccatgaaaattctgcaggcaagaatgctggtgtgggtagctattcccttctccaggggatctttccaacccagggattgagcccacatcccctgcactgcaggcagattctttactgcctgaaccaccagggaagcgcaggCAGGCCAGGTCCTCTCCCAAACTGATCATATTATACATAAGTCATACCTCCCTCCCTGGGAAGTACAGTAAAATCAGTAAAGAGGCCATGTGTGTTAGGTATGGGTGCCCCCTTCATGTGGAAGGACACATCAGTCATGGATAGAAGTGTTAACCCCATCAGTAATAATATATATCACAACTATTTTTAACACTTTAAGCTTTTAAATATATCCCAAGTTTTCTTCCCTTTGTAATTTTCTTCATGCTGTCTTCACCCATGATTCTGTTCACAGTCCTGAAGGCTTTTCGCACAGGCCATCTTATTTGTGAAACTTCTGATCTCTATAACCAGATGAACCATCTCTCTCTCAAAGACCAAGACCCTGGTCTAGGGCTTAGAGGATGAACCACAGCAGAACCAGGTTGCCTGTTAGAGCATCTATTATGGAGCCCCCTGAAGGCGACTCGTCTTGGGATAGGGATCTTGAAGCTCTGCAGGTACATCTCCGGTGCAGTCAAGTCTGCATCTTTTGTCTTGAACCCAATGGCCACTGATTGCTTCTTGTTCTATGATGTTATTTGGCACTTACTACCGTCTATGTTCCTCGGAGGAACTTGCATATGTAGCAGCTACTGAGCAAAAAGTTACAATGAACCTAATTTTTACTCATTTTGCAAAAAGACCAGATCTCTAATTTTTGTCCTGACACCTAGAAGTAAAACACATGTGAAATCAGTATTAAGCAATTAACTATTTTACACTGCTTCATAGTCTACCGTTTTTACCAATGTAGCCAAATTTAGGCTGAGttgttcattttaaatgaaatatatatatgaaaaagtcGCTTAGTCGGgtctctctttgcaaccccatggactctaacttgccaggctcctctgtacatggaactctcctggcaagaatactggagtggatagcccattcccttctccaggggatcttcccgacccagggatcgaaccctggtctcctgcattgcagtctcctcaaacccgggtctcctgtaatttaccatctgagccaccaggaaagcccgtatATGATATAATGTACTGCAAATTATTAAGTACTGTTCTCTGTAATAAAGAATTCCTCTCTAGTAAGTCATGTTTCCTCAGCATCTCCTATTGCACCTTTAAATGTAGAATCATCAGTAGAGCTACCAAAACCTTAAAGCCAACATTGTGGTGCACCTGTTACCACTTATAAAGGATAGCATTTACTATGCAATGTTTTATGATTATTGCAGTTCTTTTGTTTATAATGTTGATAACCAAGCCTATCTGATTTTGCAGTGATTTCAAGGAAACAGGAGAAGCAGCACTGCAGTACTTTCCCTTGGTTCACAAAGGTACCAACAGACACAACACTGGTAGGTCCCGTAACAATGTTCTTACAAGATATGGTCCCATAGGATCTGGAAAGCTTAAGACCTGCTCTGACACTGCTAGGTTGCCATCACCCTTCAAAAAATACTACACTATGCAGTAAGTTGGCAAAaaggtttgttttggtttttctgtAAGTTATAGGAAAGCCCAGAGAAACATTTTGGGACAATCCATTACTTCCACTTAAGGGAATGATTATAAATATCAAACTGTGCTTTATGAAGACCACACTATAACACGGTGTATAGGATATAATATGGTATACaggatatacatataaataaaatatggtgtaTAGGATCCTCCCCCTATAAAATGTactgaagataaataaaaaaagttCAAGGGGCATCTCTGCCTCCTTCAGGATTCCAtaattatagaattttaaaaccatAACAGTTCACTGCTAaacttaaacatttattgaaatgatCTGTTGAAAGCTTTGCTCCCTTACTTTCAAAACACTTTATTTCACCTGAATTTCATATGGTACAAAACTATCACATGCTTGAATTTGTTGCGCAAATAGCAGGTTCTTTCAATTCTTAAGGGAAACCTTCCTTCagtggcaaataaataaaaatcaaatcatatatataatgtagagcatatatatataattttcttttataaaaacaaaaatatttggatATCTTATATTTCATATAGCTTAGCCATTCAGTTTATGTTGACAAATTTAGTTAAATGTTAGGAGGGACACTCCATATACAAAAGAACTCAATAGCaagcatatattttaaaggttGATTAGTCAGGCAACAACGTCTGACTTaattcttttcttgtattttttttagaaGATACTCCATTTGTAAATTCAAGTTTGGTTGcccctttttagtttttttgctcAGTATTTTGAAcacttccattttcttctttttgtagaGCCTTTGAGcttcttctctctcttgttttctcttctCAAATTCCTGAAATTATTAATGTATGTAATTTTTATTAGTGACAAACAGCAGATATTGGTCACAATTCTGTTGAAATAGCTATCACCATGCAAACACTTCAAGGTCTGtcctatatttttcaaaatgtgaaaTGCTACTAGTAAGCGCAGTAGTGTACTCTCTTTGCCTTTAAACTATCATATGTGCTGTAGCATAGCATAATGCAAAATTATTTAACAATTTTAATTGTGCATATGAATAAAATCAAAGCACAAAGAGAGAAGGCATATTTAATAATTTCATCATTTAATTAGATCCACTGAAGAGTCAGAAGTGACTTTACAGGTTATCTAGTCCCTGTAACACTGAAATCATTTCTAGAATATCTGGTATTCTTTCAAATTTGCCATCTGACAGATTTAATTCAAGAAGTATTTAAATTCGAGAAGTACTTACTGACTGTacactgtatatatgtaaaatattgtgCAATGATTTTGATTATTTAAGAATTATCATGTTGATCTGATTTGCTAAGGTCAAGACTTAAATTCATTTGcgcttaaagaaaaataattcagttatatagATCTGAAGAGTACTACTTAAAATACTATACTCTCATATATATAGTTAGAAGTTCTTGAAATAATATAGTAAGTGCAGTTTTTGAACTTCTCCTGTAACACATATAGCTTCCACATGACAGACCCTTACATTTGTATGATGACATAATTAACAAAGTGCTTTCACATACATTGCATaattatatatatcaatatactatattttaatacataacaattttttttaatgtatgttttaCAGTATAATGGCTCTTATTTCATCTAATATACTATTTACAAAGGTGGCAGTATCAGAAGGTTGGTTTAAAAAGCAAAGTATACTATAACAATCTATGAAACAGAGGTTTAGTTTTTCCATGGAGAAATATTCCTACTTCACTCTAGTCTgccatctatttaaaaataatgaaataaattttacatgTTAAACTTTTAGATTTCTTAACTATACAATCTGTAAAACTAACACATACAAGAAATTATATATCAGCACCAACTTTGGGGTCTTTTTGACTGATGTGCTAAACCTTTTTAATGTGATGGATTAATAGAATTTTAATGTAAGAAATATGAATGAACCGCAGATAAACAATTTTGCTGAAGCTGCATATGATTTTGttctacttatttaaaaaaagctATTATAACTGTGGGTTTATGAATGATAACAAAGAATGGTAACTTACTGATAAGTTAATCTAGCAGGGTTTTTAATGAGCAAGAAAcactctttaaaatattattttattctaacACCTCCCTCTGACTTCTACTTGCTTTGatgtaaatttataaaaatctatattttttagTAGTTTTCAAATTCAGCAtcgggaactcatgtacacccatggctgattcatgtcaatgtatggcaaaaccaatacagtattgtaaagcaaaataaagcaaaaaaaaagattttattatgTATAATCTCTTGAGGCAATTGTTAAAAAATGACTATTACTATCACCTTCGAGGGTAATATAAATAATAGAGGAATCAGAATGTTAAAATTCTCCAGCTCCTCTCAGATTATTCATTTACCCAGTAAATATTTACAGATGCGCATACTATGGGCCCCatatttagaagaaaagcttACATATACACTtaggataaagaaaaatgaatctaaatatttttaaaatagatcttACTTGTTTCTTAGCAGCACGCTTAGCTTGTATCTGCTCATATTCTTCCTGTGCTTTTTgatttgatgttttctttttatttttctttggaatatTAATGGAGCTTtgcaagataaatgaaaacaaatcataagcattaaaaataatacaaccaAAATTATGACAAAATTACATCAAATATAGTACTTATATAGTCAAATCTCACCAATGCAACTTAAGGCAGGGGGAGAGATGTTGAAAGACAGACATTAAATCTTGCTAGTAGACATCCAAATAACACGTTAAATTTTTTGTTATACCTTTCAAGATATAGAAGGTGATAAATATAGAGTTTTGGAGAAACAGTTCAACcagggaaaatacagaaaattctgaaaggtcctaaaatgtttaaagaagtaaACCAGCATATGAATGGTAGAAATGACAGGCTGCAAAGGCGTTAAATTGAAGGATGTTATGAAGGACTTTATGGGTGTACATGAACTTCAATCCCGAAGTTCTCTGACCAACTTGTCTCTATTCCATTACATTTGTATTGCAATCAAGTATATGTTCTCTGGGGGGGGCGGAAAtccataataataatagtagtagtagtagcagtagcagttaaCAGTCATATACCACTTCCCATGTATCACATGCCTTTTTAAAGACCATATATAAATGAagtcatttaatcatcacaacatCATAAGATGGGTCAGGGATGCCATAGTCTATAAATAATCCATCCTGGGGCATGCAACATGGTAGCTGTAAATCacatactattattatttccattttaaagaagagGACATTGGGCACCAACATATTAAAGCCACTTCAGAGTCTATGATGCATTACACTATAATACCTCTCAaaagttagatttttaaaaacataaatagcaAGCATTAACCATGGTCCAAATAAATGTACTTGAGAGGCTTAAATCTAAAACCCAGATCTCTTAATTTCATTACTTTATTAAGCTTACCTAACATAACTCAGTCATTTAAGCTAACAAGAACGCctccatgaaaatattttcacataatcACTTGCGACTTCTGAAATGCCCCAAGGCAAATTCCCATTACTATAGAAATTGTTCTATAATCTCTTTCATAAAATGCTACTTACATCCACAATAAAGAATTTCAAAAGACTGTAATACATACTTTATTCTTATGCTACACGGTTCTTCTGGCTGAGGCTGCTCAATGCTACAGTGTTCTTCAGACAAAGCCTGGTCATTGCTACCTTGGTCTTCTGGCAAAGGCTGATCAACTTGTTCTTCTGACAGAGGCTGGTCAGCTTTTCTAAGCTGCTTCCTGAGCCTTTCCTCCTCAGCTAAATAAAGATGTTTCAGATGATCAGGATACCAATCTGTGAAGGGGGATTCACTTGGGGTTTGAGACTTCTTTTCCTTCCGGAGTAATTTCTTATAAGTTTGCTGAATCTTGAGTTTTCTTCGAAATGCAAAGCCTTGTCCTGTTGAAGAATACATCAGTCTTGAATTACTTTCTCAGAAAACATTGTATGAAAAATGTAGTTgtaaattgaaaacagaaaactgTTTACACCGTCATGTTCAGATGCTAGATTTCATTatgttttgctttaaaatgttatttcaagAAAAGAAGTTGAAGCTATTAGAAAAAATAGTATCTTGGTCCTTTGCAAAAAGACTAAGCTAACAGAAGTTGGGAAGAACTCAACTGAGACTCTCAAAGAAAAACAACCAGAGTGTTGCACAACTCCAATTTATTGTACTCATAAATTAAACAGATTCATTAATTCATCTAAACACTTAATCTAGGTCTTCAATAAATACCAAAGGAGTGGGGGGAAACcctcacttctattcaacattatctgaactgagaactcccagatgttcaagttggactcagaaaaggcagaggaaccagagatcaaattgccaacatcaactggatTAGAGaagaagcaagataattccagaaaaacatctacttctgcttcactgacaatgctaaagcctttgactggaagattcttcaaaagatgggactatgagaccaccttacctgcctcctgagaaacctgtacgcaggtcaagaagcatccgttagaactggacatggaacaatggactgtttccaaattgggaaagaagtatgtcaaagaTGTACAtcgacaccctgcttatttaacttatatgcaaagttcatcacatgaaatgctgtgctggaggaagcacaagctggaatcaaaactgcagggagaaatatcaataatctcagatatccatatgacatcacccttagggcaaaaggcaaagaggaactaaagagcctcttgatgaagggaaaagaggagagtgaaaaagctggcttaagattcaacattcgaaaaactaagatcatggcatccagtcccatcacttcatggcaaatagatggggaaacaatggaaaacagttacagactttattttcttgggctccaaaatcactgcagatagtgactgcagccatgaaattaaacaggaattaaaagatgcttattccttggaagaaaagttatgacaaacctggacagcatattaaaaagcagagacgttaatttgcagacaaaggtccgtctagttaaagctatcgtttttccagtagtcatgtaggcatgtgagagctggaccataaagaaggctgtggtTGAAGAACTGATGATCTTGAACACCTGTGGTGTTGAATAAGACTCTTCAGcatcctctggactgcaaggatatcaaaccagtcaatcctaaaggaacagaaccctgaatattcatgggaaagactgacgctgaagcttcaatactctggccacctcacgtgaagagctgactcacagaaaagaccctgatgctgggaaagattaaaaaggggacgacagaggacaagatggcaggatggcatcaccaagtctgagcaagctcggggagatggtggacaggaagtctggcatgctgcagtccgtgaggtcgcaaaaagtcagacacgactgagtgactgaacaacccactccagtattctggcctggagaattccacggacagaggagcctggcaggctacactccatggggtcgcagagtcagacatgactgagcgactttcatttcacttcacatcTATTATTTTACCTTAGAGACACTACCCTAtgactgactttttaaaagtaattcaaCATTAACCAGGTTAGATGGTGGTATGGCTTTCTCAACAGCAGCTATCAGAAAACTGTACTTATTTAAGATTTAGTATTCCATATGGGATTTAAGGGtacttaatggcaacccactctagtactcttgcctggaaaatcccatggacagaagatcctggtaggctgcagtccatggggtcgctaagagtccggcacgactgagcgaatttactttcaattttcagtttcatgcattggagaaggaaatggcaacccactccagtattcttgtctggagaatcccgggaacgggggagcctgatgggctgccgtctatggggtcgcacagagtcggacacgactgaagcgacttagcagcagcagcaatgacggCAAGATAAAACGAAAAATACAGACTAAAGCAAATAAAGATAGTAAGAGAAAAATAGACGGTTCTGTGATATTTCTAATTAGTGAGAATCGGTAAATTTCTAGCTTGCCTTCTAGTCTTTACTGTAATACATGCAATTTTATGGGAAAAACGTAAAGGAAAAAgttctgatatttaaaaaatgagcgTAAGtcgaaaaaaatgtttaaagatttAGAGTGAGCAACACTTTCTCGCCTTCTCACCCAATGCTCTGAACAGCCCACAGCTTCAGCGAATTTAAGAACAGATTTCCTGGCTCCAAGTAGGGCTGGGTCTGGTTCCTAAATCCTTCCCAGCTTGGGAGACTGGCGTATCCAAAGATTTCACAGGGCCGAGGACTTGTAAAAGGCTAACTTCTTACGTACCTTCGCGAACGCTCCCCGCGAAGGCTTGCAGATGATTAGGCCGCCACGTTTTCCGTTTCACATTCTTATTTCTGAATTCAACCGGTGAAACTCCTCCACGCGTACCCAACCCCCTTGTCCGCCCCCTTGGTGCCGGCCAAACGGGCGCCATGGCACACCAACCAAGGCGCAGGCAAAACACAACGGACTCAGTCAAAATACGTCATCAGGCAGAAGCAATCCATCGCCCACCGCAAGAATCCACATCTGAGATCTACTTATCCGGCCTTTCCTGCTTCCCACCGAGCCCTTGCCTCGCGGCCACGTTTGCGCCACCTACAGTCCGGGAGGTGGGGCGTCATGGCGGCTTCTTGCCCGCTCCCGGTGACCCAGGACCTGTCCACGTTACGTGCCAAGTTGCAGAAGCTACTGCGGTTCCTGAGGGAAGCCCTGCCCATTTCGAATGCACATACGGTGGACTTCTACACGGAGTCTATCTGGGAGAAACTGGTTGACTCGCCCCCAGAGACGGTGCTGTCGGCGCTCAGGACGTCCGCGGCGGCGTCAGAGGCGTGCCCCCTAGAGGAAGCCGGGAGAATGTCAGGTGAATGGCGAGTGGGCGGGGCGGGCAAGAAGGCGGGGGGAGATCCCGGGCCCTGGGTAGCGTCCCAGGTCGCGGAAGTCGAGCAGGCGCCTGTGTCGGCGGGGAGCGGGCTTGCGGGTCGCTGCGTGGGCGGGAGCGGAGCTGCTTTTCCGCTTCCTGGTGGTGTGGCTGTGTGATGCGCCTCTCGGGTGCTTTTGTATTTCCACAgtttaaaaagaacaagaaacaGTGCTAGGACCTTTCTTTAGTAATTTAACAGTAATTTTTTTGATTGAAGGGAAACGCGGAACAGTGCTTACAGATCCGTGTGAAAACACAGCAGATGTCATCACCTAACGTGATGAGTCTTTTGGATTCTTGATTAAGATCATTTCAAGTGgtgattatgctgctgctgctgctaagtcgcttcagttgtgtccaactctgtgcgaccccatagacggcagcccaccaggctcccccatccctgggattctccaggcaagaacactggagtaggttgccatttccttctccagtgcacgaaagtgaaaaatgaaagtgaagtcgctcagtcgtgtccgactcttagcgaccccatggactgcagcctaccaggcccctcagtccgtgggattttccaggcaacagtactggagtgggttgccattgccttttctgggtGATTATGACCAAGAAGAAAACGTTGTGCAGTCGCCCAGTggtctccgactctttgagacccccatggactgctgcacgccaggcctccctgtccctcaccgtctcttAAAGTTTACCCAAGTTAACgttcattgtgttggtgatgccatcaaaccatctcaccctctgccctggcctactgccctcagtctttcccagcatcagggtttttcccaatgagttagtGTTATGCtctgagcccgtatctccgaaccgaccgagagagcaagtccaccacagtattgcaaacgcaagaagggagtttgtttattcctagcgcgctagggcccaagtctcatcccacacaagggactctgacaagagccccgaacaaaggagtatggcggcttatatacaggcag includes:
- the CCDC59 gene encoding thyroid transcription factor 1-associated protein 26 yields the protein MAPVWPAPRGRTRGLGTRGGVSPVEFRNKNVKRKTWRPNHLQAFAGSVREGQGFAFRRKLKIQQTYKKLLRKEKKSQTPSESPFTDWYPDHLKHLYLAEEERLRKQLRKADQPLSEEQVDQPLPEDQGSNDQALSEEHCSIEQPQPEEPCSIRINSINIPKKNKKKTSNQKAQEEYEQIQAKRAAKKQEFEKRKQEREEAQRLYKKKKMEVFKILSKKTKKGQPNLNLQMEYLLKKIQEKN